Proteins co-encoded in one Megalops cyprinoides isolate fMegCyp1 chromosome 1, fMegCyp1.pri, whole genome shotgun sequence genomic window:
- the LOC118790279 gene encoding stannin-like, whose translation MSITDHSPTTGVVTVIVILIAIAALGALILGCWCYLRLQRIGQSEDEESIVGEGETKEPFLLVQYSAKGPRVEHKTKLTPNSTESNS comes from the coding sequence ATGTCTATCACGGACCACAGCCCCACCACAGGTGTGGTGACGGTCATCGTCATCCTCATCGCCATTGCCGCGCTGGGTGCCCTCATTCTGGGCTGCTGGTGCTACCTGCGCCTGCAGCGCATTGGGCAGTCTGAGGATGAAGAGAGCATTGTGGGAGAAGGCGAGACGAAGGAGCCCTTCCTGCTAGTGCAGTACTCCGCCAAGGGACCACGGGTGGAGCACAAGACCAAACTCACCCCCAATAGCACCGAAAGCAACAGCTAA
- the txndc11 gene encoding thioredoxin domain-containing protein 11 yields the protein MLRRLRVSLRQVVNQMARRPDLLCGAIVLSCLLILAVKLTCSRAKNVVAPARPPVRFFSSDAPVVDLFLGQLEQVDRLRSMAEVSLIFFYAPWCAHSITAREEVQHVARRLSREVQFIAINCWWHHGKCRKQQNFYQYPVIHLFYRRFGPIDYKGPLTAAYLERFIQRVITPLTYLPSRATLQDFLSYHEPGVVGYFEFNASPQPPGYLIFLSSALQALKRDYRGSMRFAVITSKQVAEAISVFEDETIYMHRRFNTSLIFPRAERNFTSENICSWAYEHRESVMHWLQPHGAKSQLLEHELTKGPALLLFLPFDPLSPSQPLLKQIADIALQYHSCNETRWWERPTYWDGTWQPSRRLPLASTPCCNTVVLPRLDYSSRTHNVCELCLNQSAGVRPSAVQSPRCTFLEMEAALDSFYLKQHTFTQLLAHSTACSNVVNTYSPFSHFSACCKTLRPSFPSPAPPLEAFPQAPGPQVANITGLKCRTNKTLRFYLLDSHLHWTFAARLGAQGSAHHELFATIVNLPDEVHYVLDHREGLKDRLEHFIWNYSVPYSPLKRHLVGDSVPKSPDSLIKEVTTASFLSTVMDPEKDVLLFYYTQWCGFCTVLNHIIIQLARLFQGNSKFTVARVNTARNDLPWEFMVDHFPALLFFPRERKHLSVKFPEDLPITLPNLVRFILQHSSILRRDGTRAGLLEEELRRMQVEVRALQHAREQLSQQLSQLWQEKRRLSLHTQTLESRNAELQQQGRRLELLYQEKHQQLLDTVSKLQALADASENLLAENTLLKVLLASVKEKAHPEPSAGQEFTGEGTTEDLKSHGHS from the exons CCGTGCGAAGAATGTGGTTGCCCCAGCGCGGCCTCCCGTCCGCTTCTTCTCCAGTGATGCACCAGTGGTGGACCTCTTCCTGGggcagctggagcaggtggACAGACTGCGCAGCATGGCCGAGGTCTCCCTCATCTTCTTCTATGCTCCATGGTGTGCCCACTCCATCACTGCAAGAGAGGAGGTGCAACACGTTGCCAGGAGGTTGTCCAGAGAG GTGCAGTTCATTGCAATCAACTGCTGGTGGCACCATGGAAAATGCAGGAAACAGCAGAACTTCTATCAGTACCCAGTTATACACCTGTTCTACAGAAG ATTTGGTCCAATTGATTACAAGGGGCCCCTCACGGCAGCATACCTGGAGAGGTTTATCCAAAGGGTCATCACCCCACTTACTTACCTTCCATCTCGAGCCACACTACAAGACTTCCTTTCATATCATGAG cCAGGAGTAGTGGGCTATTTTGAATTCAATGCTTCACCACAACCTCCTGGATATCTGATATTCCTCTCTTCAGCTCTCCAGGCCCTGAAGAGGG ATTACCGAGGAAGCATGCGATTCGCAGTGATAACGAGTAAGCAGGTGGCAGAGGCAATATCAGTGTTTGAAGATGAGACGATCTACATGCACCGACGCTTCAACACGTCTCTG ATTTTCCCGCGGGCGGAGAGGAACTTCACATCAGAGAACATCTGCAGCTGGGCATATGAGCACCGGGAGAGCGTGATGCACTGGCTGCAGCCCCATGGGGCCAAGAGTCAGCTGCTGGAGCACGAGCTGACCAAGGGCCCTGCactgctcctcttcctgcctTTTGACCCCTTGTCTCCCAGTCAGCCCCTCCTCAAGCAG ATAGCAGACATCGCTCTGCAGTACCACAGCTGCAATGAGACCCGGTGGTGGGAGCGGCCTACTTACTGGGATGGCACCTGGCAGCCGAGCAGAAGGCTGCCCCTTGccagcaccccctgctgcaACACAGTGGTCCTGCCCCGCTTGGACTACTCCTCCCGCACGCACAACGTGTGCGAGCTGTGCCTCAACCAGTCTGCGGGTGTGCGGCCCAGTGCCGTCCAGTCTCCGCGCTGCACCTTCCTGGAGATGGAGGCCGCTCTGGACTCCTTCTACCTCAAACAGCACACCTTCACCCAGCTGCTGGCCCACAGCACGGCCTGCAGCAACGTCGTCAACACCTACAGCCCTTTCAGCCACTTCAGCGCCTGCTGCAAGACCCTCAGGCCCAGCTTCCCCTCCCCTGCACCCCCTCTGGAGGCCTTCCCTCAGGCCCCCGGCCCCCAGGTTGCCAACATCACGGGGCTAAAGTGCAGGACTAATAAGACCTTGAGGTTCTACCTTCTGGACTCGCACCTGCATTGGACATTTGCGGCGAGGCTGGGAGCACAAGGCAGCGCCCACCATGAACTGTTCGCCACTATAGTGAATCTCCCGGATGAAGTCCACTATGTCCTGGACCATAGAGAAGGTCTAAAAGATAGATTAG AGCACTTCATCTGGAACTACAGCGTTCCATACAGTCCACTGAAGAGGCATCTGGTTGGTGACTCTGTGCCAAAGTCCCCGGACTCCTTAATCAAAGAAGTGACGACAGCCTCCTTCCTCAGCACAGTCATGGACCCTGAGAAG GATGTCCTGCTGTTCTACTACACACAGTGGTGTGGGTTTTGCACAGTCCTCAACCACATCATCATCCAGCTTGCTCGGCTCTTCCAAGGGAATAGCAAGTTCACTGTCGCCAG GGTTAATACTGCCCGAAATGACCTTCCATGGGAATTCATGGTGGACCACTTCCCtgctcttcttttctttcctaGGGAGAG GAAGCACTTGAGTGTGAAGTTCCCGGAAGACCTTCCCATCACCCTGCCCAACCTGGTGCGCTTCATCCTGCAGCACTCCAGCATCCTGCGACGGGACGGGACGCGGGCggggctgctggaggaggagctgcggcGGATGCAGGTGGAGGTGCGGGCGCTGCAGCATGCCCGGGAGCAGCTGTCCCAGCAGCTCTCCCAGCTGTGGCAGGAGAAGCGCAGGCTGTCCCTCCACACGCAGACGCTGGAGTCCCGCAACGCAGAGCTGCAGCAACAGGGCCGGCGGCTAGAGCTGCTCTACCAGGAGAAGCACCAGCAGCTGCTGGACACGGTCAGCAAGCTGCAGGCCCTGGCCGATGCCTCAGAGAATCTCCTTGCAGAGAACACCCTGCTCAAAGTCCTGCTGGCCTCCGTCAAGGAGAAGGCCCATCCGGAGCCCAGCGCAGGGCAGGAGTTCACGGGGGAAGGCACTACAGAAGACCTGAAGAGTCACGGCCACTCCTGA